ACGAAAAATTGAAAGCTTAATAAAGCAATTGAGGTAAATAAATTGAGAACTAATGAAAACCTGCAAAACAATTTCTCTGCAGAATCTATGGCGGCTATTAAATATTATGCCTATGCAATAACAGCAGAGGAGGAAGGACGCCGCCAGATAGCGAAATTGTTTAGAGCCATGGCTGAGGCGCAAAAAATTCATGCTATTAATACACTGAAAGCTATTAGCGCGTTGGATGAGTCGGAGAGCAATCTTAGCGCGACAATTGACAGCAAAACCTATGACTATACTCAAAGGTATCCGTCACTTATCGAGCAGTCTAATTTAGATGAAAATCCGGCGGTTTCTTCTTTGTTTCAAATGGCGGTCAAAACTTTAAAAGCGCATATTCGTCTGCTAAATGATGCTTTGAAAAATTTCAAGCGCGTTAAAGACTACGATTACTGGGTATGCAGTATGTGCGGCCTCGTTGAAATGGGTAGTATGCCAGTGTTCTGCAAAGCATGCGGAGCTCCAAGGGAAAAATTTATCCAGGTAACGAATAAAAAAGTAATATAGTAAATAGTATTGTTATGAATACAAAACATGCTAAAATTTTAAGAGATTGGAAAACAATATTACCTTGTGAATAAATATTTTTATCGAATCATATCCAAAGGAGATTTTCATGAAATTAAACACGATATTCGGTGCTAAAAGTACAACTGATATAAAGATTTTCATAGTCTATCAGAATGATGTCGAAAGTAAAGGTCGGTCAAAATATAATCGCTTGCTTAATCGGTTTGGTATAGCCCCGGGATTATTAACCCAATATGGATTTTCCGGCAATAAAGATGAGTTGTTCGAGTTTTATTCTGCGGATAAAGCGAAAAACACGAATACTATCTTTATCGGCATTGGCTCCAAAGAAAAATATGTTCCCGATAACTGCCGTCGCGC
This genomic stretch from Candidatus Zixiibacteriota bacterium harbors:
- a CDS encoding rubrerythrin family protein, which gives rise to MRTNENLQNNFSAESMAAIKYYAYAITAEEEGRRQIAKLFRAMAEAQKIHAINTLKAISALDESESNLSATIDSKTYDYTQRYPSLIEQSNLDENPAVSSLFQMAVKTLKAHIRLLNDALKNFKRVKDYDYWVCSMCGLVEMGSMPVFCKACGAPREKFIQVTNKKVI